A part of Solea senegalensis isolate Sse05_10M unplaced genomic scaffold, IFAPA_SoseM_1 scf7180000014986, whole genome shotgun sequence genomic DNA contains:
- the LOC122761755 gene encoding protein FAM102B-like isoform X1: MDLMMMKKKKFKFKVDFELDELSSVPFVNGVLFCKVRLLDGGFSEECSREPVQANCVRWRKRFSFPCKMSANAGTGVLDPCVCRVSVRKELKGGKAYAKLGFADLNLAEFAGSGNTTRRCLLEGYDTKNTRQDNSILKVVISTQLMSGDPCFKTPPSTATVIGIQGDGESLLEERRGGDSQKGSSAESREGKCPVTSEELGGCGHSRTSSYASQQSKLSGYSTGHSRSSSMSEFSHRRNHSVGSASTGIGSIPEPSEDRDRESRPCPALPEHPVPTNTTTATTSNSQGTPVRSASSCERLNRHPVKQDSMESQLKRMDDTRVDADDVVEKILQSQDFTPSLLDSSAEEEGLRLFVGPGGSTALGSHHLPTRVGAGAYEQVVIKR; the protein is encoded by the exons ATGGAtctaatgatgatgaaaaagaagaaattcaaGTTTAAGGTGGATTTTGAGCTGGACGAGCTCTCGTCGGTCCCTTTCGTCAACGGTGTGCTCTTTTGTAAAGTCCGACTGCTGGACGGCGGCTTCTCCGAGGAGTGCTCCCG GGAGCCGGTGCAGGCCAACTGTGTTCGCTGGAGGAAGCGGTTCTCTTTCCCCTGCAAGATGAGCGCCAATGCAGGGACGGGTGTCCTCGACCCGTGTGTCTGTCGTGTATCTGTCAGAAAG GAACTGAAGGGTGGGAAGGCATATGCAAAG CTCGGTTTTGCAGATCTGAATTTAGCAGAGTTTGCCGGCTCAGGGAACACAACCCGCAGATGTCTGCTGGAAGGCTACGATACTAAAAATACACGCCAGGATAACTCCATTCTCAAG gTTGTCATCAGTACACAGCTCATGTCGGGAGATCCATGTTTTAAAAC GCCTCCGTCCACAGCCACAGTGATAGGGATTcagggagacggagagagcctgctggaggagaggaggggaggagactCACAGAAAGGCTCTTCTG CAGAGAGCCGTGAAGGGAAGTGTCCGGTTACTTCTGAAGAGCTTGGTGGCTGCGGACACTCTCGAACATCCAGCTACGCCAGCCAACAGTCCAAACTTTCAG GCTACAGCACGGGCCACTCGCGCTCGTCCAGCATGTCAGAGTTCAGCCATCGGAGAAACCATTCCGTAGGCAGTGCCTCAACAGGCATCGGCAGCATCCCAGAACCCAGCGAAGACCGGGACAGAGAGTCCAGACCGTGTCCTGCGCTGCCTGAACACCCAGTccccaccaacaccaccacagCAACCACTAGCAACTCACAAGGCACACCAGTAAGGAGTGCCTCATCCTGTGAACGTCTCAACAG ACACCCAGTGAAACAAGACTCCATGGAGTCTCAGCTAAAGAGAATGGACGACACGCGGGTGGATGCAGACGATGTTGTGGAAAAGATTCTCCAGAGTCAAGACTTCACACCCAGCCTCCTGGACTCCAGTGCTGAAG AGGAGGGTCTGCGGCTGTTTGTCGGTCCTGGTGGGAGTACGGCCCTTGGAAGCCATCACCTCCCCACCAG GGTTGGTGCCGGAGCGTATGAACAGGTGGTGATAAAGCGTTAA
- the LOC122761755 gene encoding protein FAM102B-like isoform X2 yields the protein MDLMMMKKKKFKFKVDFELDELSSVPFVNGVLFCKVRLLDGGFSEECSREPVQANCVRWRKRFSFPCKMSANAGTGVLDPCVCRVSVRKELKGGKAYAKLGFADLNLAEFAGSGNTTRRCLLEGYDTKNTRQDNSILKVVISTQLMSGDPCFKTPPSTATVIGIQGDGESLLEERRGGDSQKGSSESREGKCPVTSEELGGCGHSRTSSYASQQSKLSGYSTGHSRSSSMSEFSHRRNHSVGSASTGIGSIPEPSEDRDRESRPCPALPEHPVPTNTTTATTSNSQGTPVRSASSCERLNRHPVKQDSMESQLKRMDDTRVDADDVVEKILQSQDFTPSLLDSSAEEEGLRLFVGPGGSTALGSHHLPTRVGAGAYEQVVIKR from the exons ATGGAtctaatgatgatgaaaaagaagaaattcaaGTTTAAGGTGGATTTTGAGCTGGACGAGCTCTCGTCGGTCCCTTTCGTCAACGGTGTGCTCTTTTGTAAAGTCCGACTGCTGGACGGCGGCTTCTCCGAGGAGTGCTCCCG GGAGCCGGTGCAGGCCAACTGTGTTCGCTGGAGGAAGCGGTTCTCTTTCCCCTGCAAGATGAGCGCCAATGCAGGGACGGGTGTCCTCGACCCGTGTGTCTGTCGTGTATCTGTCAGAAAG GAACTGAAGGGTGGGAAGGCATATGCAAAG CTCGGTTTTGCAGATCTGAATTTAGCAGAGTTTGCCGGCTCAGGGAACACAACCCGCAGATGTCTGCTGGAAGGCTACGATACTAAAAATACACGCCAGGATAACTCCATTCTCAAG gTTGTCATCAGTACACAGCTCATGTCGGGAGATCCATGTTTTAAAAC GCCTCCGTCCACAGCCACAGTGATAGGGATTcagggagacggagagagcctgctggaggagaggaggggaggagactCACAGAAAGGCTCTTCTG AGAGCCGTGAAGGGAAGTGTCCGGTTACTTCTGAAGAGCTTGGTGGCTGCGGACACTCTCGAACATCCAGCTACGCCAGCCAACAGTCCAAACTTTCAG GCTACAGCACGGGCCACTCGCGCTCGTCCAGCATGTCAGAGTTCAGCCATCGGAGAAACCATTCCGTAGGCAGTGCCTCAACAGGCATCGGCAGCATCCCAGAACCCAGCGAAGACCGGGACAGAGAGTCCAGACCGTGTCCTGCGCTGCCTGAACACCCAGTccccaccaacaccaccacagCAACCACTAGCAACTCACAAGGCACACCAGTAAGGAGTGCCTCATCCTGTGAACGTCTCAACAG ACACCCAGTGAAACAAGACTCCATGGAGTCTCAGCTAAAGAGAATGGACGACACGCGGGTGGATGCAGACGATGTTGTGGAAAAGATTCTCCAGAGTCAAGACTTCACACCCAGCCTCCTGGACTCCAGTGCTGAAG AGGAGGGTCTGCGGCTGTTTGTCGGTCCTGGTGGGAGTACGGCCCTTGGAAGCCATCACCTCCCCACCAG GGTTGGTGCCGGAGCGTATGAACAGGTGGTGATAAAGCGTTAA
- the LOC122761756 gene encoding small RNA 2'-O-methyltransferase-like yields MEPLFSPALHRQRHQFVIDFVKRNKPRKVVDLGCAECTLLGKLRWFQREIDLLVGVDIDGTKVKKKMHALAPMATDYLQPSYEQLCVELYQGSVTQKDARLRGFDLVTSIELIEHLTLDDVECFSEVVFGYMNPVDVIISTPNSEFNPFLPGLSGFRHSDHKFEWTRAEFKTWAQTVCLKFGYEVEFTGVGAAPPGQQESVGFCSQIGVFHRLEGNMLRCDNAEDVFAYTLLYSINYPSLRDNNLLRRVLVCEVLCWTENLKSRWAMKTTCDEALCGIEGGKEECLSERCMEVEEEQTVCGAEMREPMGPCEKDLSKDQENDYSKLQRCESVPLEVLWSHCPKVSALCGSLDNLRRILTDDPDVNLSQDGNAVLLQYDEQDLGEKEEQDDLQDSGYAEARQHCLTAEQEEDWGANV; encoded by the exons ATGGAACCGCTGTTCAGTCCGGCTCTTCATAGACAGAGACACCAGTTTGTCATCGACTTTGTCAAAAGGAACAAACCCCGAAAG GTCGTGGACCTGGGTTGTGCTGAGTGTACCCTCCTAGGAAAGCTCCGGTGGTTTCAACGTGAAATTGACCTTCTTGTCGGAGTGGACATCGACGGGACCAAAGTTAAGAAAAAGAT GCATGCATTAGCTCCTATGGCAACTGACTACCTGCAGCCCAGTTATGAACAGCTGTGCGTTGAGCTCTACCAGGGCTCAGTCACACAAAAAGATGCACGCCTCAGAGGATTTGATCTGGTGACCAGTATAGAACT CATAGAACACCTCACTCTGGATGATGTGGAGTGTTTCTCTGAGGTGGTGTTTGGTTACATGAACCCGGTGGACGTTATCATCAGCACCCCAAACTCTGAGTTCAACCCTTTTCTCCCCGGATTGTCAGGTTTCAGGCACAGTGACCACAAGTTTGAGTGGACCAGAGCCGAATTCAAGAcatg GGCTCAGACGGTGTGTTTGAAGTTTGGTTACGAGGTGGAGTTCACTGGTGTTGGAGCGGCACCACCAGGGCAGCAGGAGAGTGTTGGATTTTGCTCTCAGATTGGCGTGTTTCACCGGCTTGAGGGAAACATGTTGCGCTGTGACAATGCAGAGGATGTATTTGCATACACACTG ctctacagtaTAAACTATCCCAGCCTGCGTGATAACAACCTACTGCGAAGGGTCCTGGTGTGCGAGGTCTTATGTTGGACAGAAAATCTGAAGAGTAGATGGGCAATGAAGACGACTTGTGATGAGGCATTGTGTGGAAttgaaggaggaaaagaggagtgTCTCTCAGAGCGATGTATGGAGGTGGAAGAGGAGCAGACAG TGTGTGGAGCAGAGATGAGAGAGCCGATGGGACCCTGTGAGAAAGATTTGTCCAAGGATCAGGAAAATGATTACTCCAAATTACAGCG GTGTGAGTCTGTACCTCTGGAAGTCTTGTGGTCTCACTGTCCCAAAGTCAGTGCCCTGTGTGGAAGTCTCGATAATCTCAGGCGTATACTAACAGATGATCCTGATGTCAATCTGAGCCAAGACGGCAATGCTGTGCTCTTACAGTATGATGAACAAG ACCTCGGGGAAAAGGAGGAGCAGGATGATCTGCAGGACAGTGGGTATGCAGAGGCCAGGCAGCACTGCCTCACTGCTGAGCAAGAGGAAGACTGGGGGGCAAATGTTTGA